CGGCATTTCGGCCAGCGCTGGACGAGTTACTGTACTATCTTGAATTGTAAGTCTTCGATGCGGCCAGGGCCTGTTCCTGGGTGTGCCGTTGGCCCACGATCCGTGCAGTGCGATGCCCGGGTCGTTTTTCTTTGCTCATTCGGTGCGATACCCGAGATGCATCTTGAAAGGTCAGGGTTGGCGTGACCTTTCAAGATGCAGAGCACGGTCGCGATAACCGTTCTGCATTACCGTCGGTCGTACGATCGAACGAGCGCGATGTTCGTGCCGGCACCAATCGCCGAGCACGGACAGGTCAACCGCATCGGCGTCCTGCCACGGGCCGCCGAGGGTTGATATGCCGGCCTTGGTCGGTGGTCCATCCACGAGTCGCGGATCTTGGATGGTTTCACCTTCGAGCCCGTGCTCGAAGCGGAGGGCACCACGCGTGCCGAATCGGGAGGTGCCGAGGCATTCGGCCCTCCACAAGAGGCGAGGCGGACCCGAGCGGTCCGCGATTGGTGGTCGGCGTCGCAGGCGCTGGCCTTGTGTTCACCTAACCCACTCGTCCCGGAAGGGACGGGGCTATACGCGCCGCGGCAGGAAAATAGGATCTCATGAGCGAAAGCTTTGCTGAACTTTTTGAACAGAGTCTGAACCACACCCAGCTCCAGCCCGGCACCATCGTTACCGGGCAGGTCGTCGAGATCACGGGGGATACCGTGGTCGTCAATGCGGGCCTGAAGACCGAAGGCATCATCCCGAAAAACCAGTTCATCGACGCCGAAGGTCAGCTCGAGGTCGCTGTCGGCGACGACGTCCAGGTGGCCCTCGACGCGGTCGAGGACGGTACCGGTGCGACGCGACTGTCACGCGAGAAGGCAAAGCGGTTCGCTGCCTGGGATTACCTCGAGAAGGCGTTCGAGGCGGGCGATACCGTCAAGGGCCTGATCAACGGCAAGGTCAAGGGCGGCTTCACCGTCGAGCTCGGCAGCGTGCGCGCGTTCCTGCCCGGCTCGCTCGTCGATGTGCGCCCGGTACGCGATACGACCTACCTCGAAGGCAAGGAGCAAGAGTTCAAGGTCATCAAGCTCGATCGGCGTCGCAACAATGTCGTGGTCTCGCGCCGCGCCGTCGTCGAGGAGGAGTACAGCGCCGAGCGCGAGGCGCTGCTCAAGAACCTCGAAGAGGGCATGGAGCTCAAGGGCATCGTCAAGAACCTCACCGACTATGGCGCCTTCCTTGATCTGGGCGGTATCGACGGCCTGCTGCACATCACCGACATGGCCTGGCGGCGGGTCAAGCACCCCTCCGAGGTGGTCGAGATCGGCGACGACATCATGGTCAAGGTCCTCAAGTTCGACCGCGAGCGCCAGCGTGTTTCGCTCGGCCTCAAGCAGATGGGCGAGGATCCGTGGATCAACATCTCGCGGCGCTATCCCGAGGGCACCCGGGTCTTCGGCAAGGTCACGAACATCGCCGACTATGGCTGCTTCGTCGAGATCGAAGAGGGCGTCGAGGGCCTTGTACACGTCTCCGAGATGGACTGGACCAACAAGAACGTCCACCCGACCAAGGTCGTCGCCCTGGGCGATGAGGTCGAGGTCATGGTTCTCGATATCGACGAGGAGCGCCGGCGTATCTCGCTCGGCATCAAGCAGTGCCAGAGTAACCCCTGGGATGAGTTCGCCGCGACCCACAAGAAGGGCGATCACGTCGCCGGGGAGATCAAGTCGATCACCGACTTCGGCATCTTCATCGGTCTGGACGGCGGCATCGACGGTCTGGTCCACCTCTCCGACATCTCCTGGGACGAGTCCGGCGAGCAAGCCTTGCGCCGTTACAAGAAGGGCGATCGCCTGGAAACGGTCGTGCTGTCGGTCGATCCGGAGCGCGAGCGTATCTCGCTCGGCGTCAAGCAGCTCGACAAGGATCCCTTCTCGACCTTCGTCGCTGCCCACGAGAAGGGCAGTATCGTGCACGGTACGATCATGGACGTCGATCCGAAGGGCGCGACCATCGCCCTGATCGAGGGTGTCGAGGGGTATCTGCGTGCCTCCGAGATCTCGCGCGATCGCATCGAAGACGCCCGCGCCGTGCTCAAGGTCGGCGATTCGGTCGAGGCCAAGTTCGTCGGCGTCGATCGTAAGAACCGCACCATCTCCCTGTCGATCAAGGCGAAGG
This portion of the Thioflavicoccus mobilis 8321 genome encodes:
- the rpsA gene encoding 30S ribosomal protein S1, translated to MSESFAELFEQSLNHTQLQPGTIVTGQVVEITGDTVVVNAGLKTEGIIPKNQFIDAEGQLEVAVGDDVQVALDAVEDGTGATRLSREKAKRFAAWDYLEKAFEAGDTVKGLINGKVKGGFTVELGSVRAFLPGSLVDVRPVRDTTYLEGKEQEFKVIKLDRRRNNVVVSRRAVVEEEYSAEREALLKNLEEGMELKGIVKNLTDYGAFLDLGGIDGLLHITDMAWRRVKHPSEVVEIGDDIMVKVLKFDRERQRVSLGLKQMGEDPWINISRRYPEGTRVFGKVTNIADYGCFVEIEEGVEGLVHVSEMDWTNKNVHPTKVVALGDEVEVMVLDIDEERRRISLGIKQCQSNPWDEFAATHKKGDHVAGEIKSITDFGIFIGLDGGIDGLVHLSDISWDESGEQALRRYKKGDRLETVVLSVDPERERISLGVKQLDKDPFSTFVAAHEKGSIVHGTIMDVDPKGATIALIEGVEGYLRASEISRDRIEDARAVLKVGDSVEAKFVGVDRKNRTISLSIKAKDVDEEQAAIKGYSRDASTGTATLGDILKEQMEEARRD